The DNA window GTCTATGTGACCGATGAATGGAACAATCGGATCGAAGTTTTTGTTTCATCTGGAGAACCGACCCCGACGCCGGTCCTGGTCACGGTCATCCCAGGTGGTGTGGGGGTCCCGACCAGTCCCGATAATGACGGGCTCTTCTGGGATCTGAACGGGGACCAGAGGGTCGATTTCAATGATGTGGTGCTGTACTTCAACCAGATGGATTGGGTCGCGGATAATGAACCCATCAAAGCGTTTGACTTCAATAAAAACGGTGTAATCAACTTTGATGATATCGTTCTCCTCTTCAATCGTCTGTAGAGCGTGATCCCTTACTACTCTCTTCTCTTTTTTTGGTATTTTTTGGTATCAGAGTATGAGGCTGCCGATATCGGCCGATCAACGCGCAGAGAGTTTTCGGGTTGGTTCATCTGTCCTCTCTCCATTTTTGATCTTGTGGCCGGCAAATTCCATTCTGGATGAAAAAAACGGTTTATTCCAGCAAAAGCGGTATATACGAATATTGCTGATGGAGTTACTATTCAGAGATCTCGTGGAGTTATGGTCGTCCACTGGATGGGGAGATGGAGGCGGGAGTTAATGAAGACTGTTTTTGTACGGGCTGAGCGCTGTATCGGCTGCAGGCACTGCGAGGTGGCCTGTGCCGTTGAGCACTCTGCGAGCAGAGAACTGTTTGGCGCACGGAACGAGGAGCCGATCTCAAGACCACGCGTTCATGTTGAGGTTGTTGACTACCTGACCTTCCCGAACCGGTGCCGGCACTGCGACCCGGCCCCGTGTATGCAGGTCTGCCCGACCGAGGCCCTGTACCGGGACCTGTCGACCGGTTCGGTCGCGATCCACTACAATCGGTGCATCGACTGTGCCGTCTGTGCGATGGCCTGTCCGTTCGGGGTGATCCGGTTCCAGCGGGTGCGGCAGGTGGACCTTCCCCGCGACGTGAATGCAAAGTGTGACAACTGTATCGACCGGCAGCAGAACGGTGTGATTCCTGCCTGCGCCGAGGCCTGCAAGACCGGGGCGCTGGAGTTCGGAGAGGTCAACGACCTGATCGAAAAGAGCAGCCATGACTTCTCGATGAAACTTCTTCTCTCCCGGGAACCGGCCAGGGAACCGGTTGGCGAGGTTCCCTCGATGCCCGAGAACATCCGGGCGTTCCGGGAGATCATGGGAACACTGGCGGATTTATAATTCCGGAGAGCGTGGAGGGTGAACACAATGTATGATCCAATTGCGATAAAGAAGGTGGCAGAGAAGCGGGCGCTGGACAGGACCAGCCAGATGATGATCGAGAAGACGATCGAAGACGGTGTCGAGACCGCCTGGGACCGGCTGCAGGCGCAGCAGCCGCAGTGCGGGTTCGGGCAGCTCGGGCTCTGCTGCAACAACTGCTCGATGGGACCCTGTCGGATCGATCCCTTCGGCGGAACGCCGACGCGGGGTGTCTGCGGGGCGACGGCGGACACGATCGTGGCGAGGAACCTGCTCGACGACCTCGCCGTCGGTGCGGCCTCCCACTCGGATCACGGCCGGGAGGTCGTCGAGACGCTCCTCCATACCGCAGAGGGGAAGGCCCAGGGTTACCAGATCACGGATGCGGTGAAGTTGCACCTGATCGCCGAGGAGTACGGGATTCCGACCGAGGGCCGGGATGACGCAGCGATCGCCGGCGACCTCGCCCGGGGGATGCTCGAGGAGTTCGGATCGATCAAGAACCGGATCCAGCTGGTTGACCGGGCCCCGGAGAAGACCCGGAAGGTCTGGCAGGATCTGAACATCACTCCCCGGGGCGTGGACCGGGAGGTCGTGGAGGCGATGCACCGGGTGCATATGGGGGTCGACGCCGATTATCTGAACATCCTGCTGCATGCGATGCGGACCTCGCTCTCTGACGGCTGGGGCGGGTCGATGATGGCGACCGACTGCTCCGATATCCTCTTCGGGACCCCGACGCCGGTCACTTCCTTGGCGAACCTGGGCACGCTCAGCAGGGATAAAGTCAATATCGTCCTCCACGGACACAACCCGGTCCTCTCCGAGATGATCCTCAAGGCGGTGGAGGAGCCGGCGGCCAAGGAGGCGGCCCGGGCGAAGGGTGCGGCCGGCATCAACCTGGTGGGGATGTGCTGCACCGGGAACGAGGTGCTGATGAGGCACGGGATCCCGATCGCCGGCACGATCCTGGACCAGGAACTGGCCATCGCCACCGGAGCCGTGGAGGTGATGGTGATCGATTACCAGTGCATCTTCCCGTCCATCACGGCGACGGCCAGCTGTTATCACACGAAGGTCGTGGCGACCAGTGAGAAATCCAAGGTGCCGGGTTCGATCTACAAGGAGTTCAGGCCCGAGACGGCGCTGGACACGGCCAGGGAGATCGTGGGGATGGCGATCGAGAACTTCGCCGCCAGGGACCCGAACCGGGTCAGGATCCCGGACCGGCCGGTCCAGATGATGGCCGGGTTCTCTGAGGAGGCGATCAGAAAGGCCCTCGGAGGTACCTATAAACCTTTGATCGATGCGATCGTCGCCGGCACGATCAAGGGGGTTGTCGGGGTTGTCGGCTGCAACAACCCGAAGATCAAACAGGACTCAGGACATATCGCCCTCGGCAGGGAACTGATCAGGCGGAACATTCTCGTCGTCGAGACCGGGTGTGCGGCCATCGCGAGCGGAAAGGCCGGCCTGCTCGTCCCCGAAGCGGCGGACCTGGCCGGGGACGGGCTCAAGGCGGTCTGCAAGGCCCTGGGGATCCCGCCGGTGCTGCACATGGGCTCATGTGTCGACTGCTCCCGGATCCTGGTGATGGCCTCGCATGTGGCGGACGAACTGGGCGTTGGGATCGGCGATCTGCCGCTCGGGGGGGCCGCCCCCGAATGGTACTCGCAGAAGGCGATCGCGATCGGGACGTACTTCGTCTCGTCGGGTGTCTACACGGTGCTCGGGATCCCCCCGAAGATCTTCGGCAGCCAGAACGTCCTCTCCCTCCTCGCGAGTCAACTCACAGGCGTGGTGAACGCCTCCTTCGCAGTCGAACCGGACCCCGTCAAGGCGGCCGACCTGCTCGAGGCGGAGATCGATCGGAAGCGACAGGCGCTCGGGATCTGACCGCCAGAACTATTCCTTTTTTTGCGAGGAGACGATGGAAGAACAGGTACTCGATCAGATCATCGCCCGCTACGCCTCTCCCACCGGAAGGGTGCTCGGGATACTCAGCGAAGTCCAGCACCAGGAAGGGTATATCCCCCGGGACGTGCTGGAGACCCTCTCGCAGAAACTGGACCTCCCGCTCTCGGACCTCTACAGTCTGGTGACCTTCTATGCCCTCTTCAGCCTGAAACCAGTGGGCGAGCATGTGATCACAGTCTGCATGGGGACGGCCTGTCATGTGAAGGGGGCGGTTTCCCTCCTCGAGACGCTGCAGGACCTGCTGCACCTGGAGGGCGAGGCCGCCGATGAGGACGGGAAGTTCTCCCTCACGACGGAGGACAACCGGTTCACGCTGGAGATCGCCCGGTGTTTCGGCGCCTGCAGCATCGCGCCGGTGCTGCGGGTCGACGGGAATCTCTACGGGTATGTCACCCCGGAGAGCCTCCCCGGGATTCTTGAAGGATACGGGTGGCAGCGATGAAGATCAAAACAGCAGACGATCTTGAGAATGTCCGGCAGGCCGGCCTCCGAAGACTGATTCCGGACCGCCCCCGTATTGCCGTGGGGCTGGCCACCTGTGGAAAGGCAGTCGGTGGCGACCAGGTCTACGACCGTCTGCGCCAGACGATCGAGTCAGAAGGGCTGGACATTGCCCTCACCCGGGTGGGATGTTTCGGCTACTGCCGGGAGGAGCCGCTGGTGAACGTCGCGATCCCTGGAAAGCCGCTCGTGATCCTGCACCGGGTCACCGTCGACGACGTCGAGGCGATCATCCGGGCGGTCCTGAACGGAGAGGTGCCTGTAGAACTAGCCCTATGCCGGATCCCGACATGGGACCCGATCATCGGACCCCCGCTGGTCTTCGGGGACGGGTTCCCCGACATTCCGCTCTATGCCGACGTCCCGTTCTTTCGATACCAGCAGAAGGTGATCCTGCGGGCCGCCGGGCTGATCGATCCCGGGGATATCGAGGAGTATATCGCCGTGGGCGGCTACTCGGCCGCCCTATCGGCCCTGACGAC is part of the Methanosphaerula palustris E1-9c genome and encodes:
- a CDS encoding NADH-quinone oxidoreductase subunit NuoE family protein, translating into MEEQVLDQIIARYASPTGRVLGILSEVQHQEGYIPRDVLETLSQKLDLPLSDLYSLVTFYALFSLKPVGEHVITVCMGTACHVKGAVSLLETLQDLLHLEGEAADEDGKFSLTTEDNRFTLEIARCFGACSIAPVLRVDGNLYGYVTPESLPGILEGYGWQR
- a CDS encoding 4Fe-4S dicluster domain-containing protein, giving the protein MKTVFVRAERCIGCRHCEVACAVEHSASRELFGARNEEPISRPRVHVEVVDYLTFPNRCRHCDPAPCMQVCPTEALYRDLSTGSVAIHYNRCIDCAVCAMACPFGVIRFQRVRQVDLPRDVNAKCDNCIDRQQNGVIPACAEACKTGALEFGEVNDLIEKSSHDFSMKLLLSREPAREPVGEVPSMPENIRAFREIMGTLADL
- the cooS gene encoding anaerobic carbon-monoxide dehydrogenase catalytic subunit; amino-acid sequence: MYDPIAIKKVAEKRALDRTSQMMIEKTIEDGVETAWDRLQAQQPQCGFGQLGLCCNNCSMGPCRIDPFGGTPTRGVCGATADTIVARNLLDDLAVGAASHSDHGREVVETLLHTAEGKAQGYQITDAVKLHLIAEEYGIPTEGRDDAAIAGDLARGMLEEFGSIKNRIQLVDRAPEKTRKVWQDLNITPRGVDREVVEAMHRVHMGVDADYLNILLHAMRTSLSDGWGGSMMATDCSDILFGTPTPVTSLANLGTLSRDKVNIVLHGHNPVLSEMILKAVEEPAAKEAARAKGAAGINLVGMCCTGNEVLMRHGIPIAGTILDQELAIATGAVEVMVIDYQCIFPSITATASCYHTKVVATSEKSKVPGSIYKEFRPETALDTAREIVGMAIENFAARDPNRVRIPDRPVQMMAGFSEEAIRKALGGTYKPLIDAIVAGTIKGVVGVVGCNNPKIKQDSGHIALGRELIRRNILVVETGCAAIASGKAGLLVPEAADLAGDGLKAVCKALGIPPVLHMGSCVDCSRILVMASHVADELGVGIGDLPLGGAAPEWYSQKAIAIGTYFVSSGVYTVLGIPPKIFGSQNVLSLLASQLTGVVNASFAVEPDPVKAADLLEAEIDRKRQALGI